The DNA segment ttcgttcagattttcatcttggaaatggcattttccataaattgcaaatttctcttgagaattcgtcaagaccgaacggttgttccgaaatggatgaaattctcagattcattactagaagagttgctttttcagagtATGTACCACATTTAGATCTATGATCATTTTTCTGGAAGttacgcgactcgaaagtttaccttcgaaaaattaccaaaaagttgggttcagtcaAAGCTATCCAAGCCGTAGTCAATTCGATGAATTAAAGCAGCAGCATATGCAGTTACCCTCAAATCGTATGCAGAATTAGAATTCATTAGGGTACTTTTTTCGGAAGTATCATCAAGGCATTCATTTCAGTTTTTCCGCACCCCCAGCACCATTTAGAAGCACTACAAGACAATTTTGGCTGAGTTATACTCTTGAAAGAGGAACATATCTATCTTTGAATTGGAATAACTCGATAACGGTTGATTTTCGGCTGATTTGCCAAGAGGATATACCAGTTTTCAGGAAAAACCTGCAAAAATACTATTTTTATACAtatcatataaaaaaaaactggtaAAAAAAAGTAGATTCAGAAAAGATTAACATGCCCTCGAAAACAACCCTTGGTGAATCCGAAGAATCAAAAGAGCCTGAGCATATATTGTGTTGCCCATTTTAGAAGTTATTCGGCACTCTTTCAAAAAATCGTctatatatttttaaaaaaaaatttcgaatctGCCTTTATTGGCCAATATTTCATCCCGCATCCAGTGACCTTTCGGCAGATCAGCAACCTCCCAATATCAGGTTTCCGCAAGATTTACGGTCCCTTCTACGATTCTAGATCGATCGAATTAACGACCTTACCCTAAAATGTTTCGATAGTTCCTGATGCAAATGAACCATAAGCCGATCCCGAAGACCTATACAAGAACCATACGAATATGCTGCTGGATTTGTCAGCTATTTTGGGCGTGGCAAGGCCGAATACTTGCTGTATAAATTGAACCAAATTCGTGACTTCTACATCATTGTCCAGTTCGCCACAACAGTGTCAAAATGAACGCATTCGTGAGTATCCTCTTGAGATTTTTCAACTCGCCAATCTTGATCTTTATTCAttaaatttcattatattttcatcagCTTTCATTTTGGGGGAATTGGAAAAATTAGTAAAATTTTATCAAGAAATTTAAGATTATATGCAATGAGTGATTACTAAACGAAGGAAGGGTTAACGATCCATCGCGATGTTCTAATATTTGCAATAAGTTGTCTAAATAACCAAGAATCTGAATGTCATTTAATCTAGTACAAGGTGAACTCTTAtgaaatttctttgaatttgtCAATTCCGAATTCCAAATGTGCATTACAAATATGCAAAACTGGAGTATTTCGCAGACGAAGATTTCAACAGTGAGGAATTATTCTTGGATAAAacagttttcaaaattttcgtattttcaaCCAATTTATTATGAACAGACGATTAATTCTCTTATTTAGATGCACAAGAAGGATTTCAAACGCAAGGCGCGGCGTTTCTACGTTGTTTAGTCGGGTAGGCAGAATGCACAGGATATTCCTGTTCAAAtctgaaatttaatgaaaatgaaaatggacCGGTGATATCCGCCTTCCGCAAGAATATTAACATGAAAATTTCGTTATCTGGAATGGACCGGAGATTGTTTTAGGAAACTGATGAATATGTATTTGATGCGTGAGCACAGAATTCCTGAAAATTGCTGAATATTCCGCACTTTGAAATCGGATTCAAATTCAGGCGATGCAGTCATATTCTCATTTCCGATTATCTGATCTCCGAtgtttattatacagggtgagtctttggctcgtacaaatatttcaacagtagattcttgaggtcagaagaaacacttttctccctcaccattttctccaaatcggctcagtttgaaagatacagggtgttgaataccctcgaaaaatttttatttttagttctatctcacaaacggttttatctaatggaataaatttcggaatatagtttttcatttatttgatgaatctttttcgaacacaagatatcacccacgccttccagttttataattatgaccattacgtaccataaaaataccaaagattcaaagaacccaactcttgaaactaagttggacgctatctgatgaacatttgaatgttttgtaaaataaaagtattctacaTATATCTcgcataatgcgccgttttcgagtaatttgatgttcaaaaattaaaaggtatctgtgaaattcggaaaattgggtactttggctaaatacaactctgtttgaaaaatccacagatgtgtagtgtcacagatttagccagttattctgaaggtaattttgtttttccaggattggcacagctcattatgaaaacttaaaatggctatatctttttatcaggtccgaatcgaaaaaaatggtgtaggaaaaaagtgtttctcttaacctcgagaatctactgttgaaatatgtgtttgtacgagtcaaagactcacactgtatagtTCGACCCAACTGAAATGAGATTAAACGACAAATACTTCGATAGAATACAGTGGCCATTCAGGAAACCTATTACTGTTAGGCTGCTTTTAAGGGTTGTATCACCCTTATGTAGCTTGGGGCGTGAGTTCATTGGAAAACACTACTTATTCCTTAGTGTTCAATACAAAGAAATAATGCTAGTTATTACCGATTCACATCAATTTCTACAGTTTCCATTTAGGTTTAATCTAACGATGCATCTACAGAAATACATTCAAAACTTTTTCCAGGCCATCCTTTTCGCTTTTGGAGCTTTTGCCACCGCCAACGCAGGACTTCTCCCTGTAGTAGCCTCCAGGTCGGTAGTATCTCCACTAGCAGCCGGAGCCATAGTGGTACCAAGAGGCTCTGGATTCGAGGGCCAGTACATCCCAGACAATCTGGAAAAACTCTACGATGACGGTTCCTACAGACCCGAATTGAGAGCCCAACCCCTGTCTGCCTCCCCCTACGGTTTGGTCCCATCTGGAAGCGGTCTTGAAGGTGCCTACGTCCACGACAACACCGAAAAACTCTTCGACGACGGTTCTTACAAGCCCCAGCTCAGAGCTGTACCATTGGCCCCATCTCCATACGGTCTTGTACCAGCTGGATCCGGTTTGGAAGGCCAATACGTTCAGGACATCAACGAAAAACTTTACGATGACGGTTCATACAAACCCGATTTGGAAGCTGTCCTTGCTGTTAAACACTTGATTGTATAGACTGTGACTGTTATTATAGGTTTTTGTAATTaaatgtaaaatattttcaattcatctTGGTTTTTATCACTAAGTATACCTCAAACTCACACACTCGAAAGAAAATTTTAGGTGGATTTGTCTTATATGACCTCGTCCAAACATGCGTCCTACATGGACGCTACAACCCTTCCAAGGTGGCGCCTCAACATCACAGTTTTCGATACACAAAAATGTGGTACGATGTCTAATATTGACAATTTTAAATCACTTTTTTCCATTAGAAGTGTTCACATTAATCAAGAAGGTATTATTCGGATAGTGTAAAGATATTCTCATTAATGACGGAATAAGTTATCACAATAGtgatatcacagtttgtttGTTTACTGAAACGGTGCAATGACTGGGCATAAGTGTTCTAGAGATGTCGATTAAGAATAaggtttttcataaaaaaaggtTGGAAAATTTGATAACAATAGTTTAGGCCACTCAAAAATACGTTCAAATAAAATTAGACCAATGACTCGatctattttttgacaagcatTCGCCCCTTAAATCATGTCGCAagtattcatttacaccctgtattagGGTCGATTTGATTTATTTGCGGCACACAGGGGCACAACGCTATTTGATAGATCtccttattttgaaaaatattacataTCTGGAAGGGAAATAATCTTGTTGTTTTTCATTCATAGCGCTCGATAGCTCTTACCATGGGGTGTTTGAGGCTTAGGCTTATACATTCATCCTGGCTCTGGGAAACGCTATATATATATTACAGCGAGTTCATTCCAGAGAAAACCAATGACCATGACAACATTACCAGAGTAAACAATATCATTGTTAACCCCCGAGAACATTCAATCACGGAAAACAATGTTGGTTATTTTCCTAGAGGGTGACATCCCGCTTCTGAGTAACTCAAATTGTAGGCAATCATACTGGAATCCTCAAGGATAAAGGAAAATTCGTCCTTTATCATCTTCTCTTCCTCTTTTATGACGAAACAGATATGTTCCCCTACCGATTTAAATCAATgactggaaaatattttttatgcgaTCACGAACCTATGGGGCGGAAAACAGGATGAAGAAGAAGCTAATTTGTCCTAATGCATCCTGACCTATCCAATATTATTTTATGATTTTGGGGCTAAATAAAATATTCCCCAAAAAATCCATTCCACTAATAAATGCAGACCGTCAAGACAATCCCTGATCAGCTCTCTAGGATTTTCC comes from the Coccinella septempunctata chromosome 2, icCocSept1.1, whole genome shotgun sequence genome and includes:
- the LOC123308592 gene encoding uncharacterized protein LOC123308592 is translated as MNAFAILFAFGAFATANAGLLPVVASRSVVSPLAAGAIVVPRGSGFEGQYIPDNLEKLYDDGSYRPELRAQPLSASPYGLVPSGSGLEGAYVHDNTEKLFDDGSYKPQLRAVPLAPSPYGLVPAGSGLEGQYVQDINEKLYDDGSYKPDLEAVLAVKHLIV